In the Takifugu flavidus isolate HTHZ2018 chromosome 11, ASM371156v2, whole genome shotgun sequence genome, one interval contains:
- the wbp1la gene encoding WW domain binding protein 1-like a yields MMVSLHVNDGQENVVTAATLAEGKLVCQGVNNQSYVCDWGHCCGETQCCSYYYELWWFWLVWALILVLICGCIFQHWRSQQRFQQQRRQNEINLIAYREAHNNSQLPIYLRFLPSYLLPAYEEVVDLPVMPPPPYASLHPAPPPTDQREESPCLPSADSICINGDSPMSAAPDIAHGHIQSAHNPNKELTPGRYRRFTGDSGIEVCDGQELLDQHRFAEREEGTQEEETDPYDHCDSQSFEESNADDAVLENTTEADSKSMK; encoded by the exons ATGATGGTGTCACTCCACGTCAACGATGGCCAAGAAAATGTGGTTACGGCGGCGACATTGGCGGAG GGCAAGCTGGTGTGCCAGGGTGTGAACAACCAGAGCTACGTGTGTGACTGGGGTCACTGCTGCGGGGAAACCCAGTGCTGCAGCTACTATTATGAACTTTGGT GGTTCTGGTTGGTGTGGGCGCTCATCCTTGTCCTGATATGCGGCTGCATTTTCCAGCACTGGCGCTCTCAGCAGCgcttccagcagcagcgccgccagaaTGAGATCAACCTCATCGCCTACAGAGAGGCTCACAACAATTCTCAGCTGCCAATTTATCTCA GATTCTTGCCCTCCTACTTACTGCCAGCTTATGAAGAAGTGGTTGACCTTCCAGTCATGCCTCCCCCTCCTTACGCCTCCCTTcacccagctcctccacccacaGACCAAAGAGAGGAATCTCCTTGCCTCCCTTCAGCAGATTCCATTTGTATCAACGGTGATTCACCAATGTCAGCTGCTCCCGATATTGCACACGGCCACATTCAGAGTGCTCACAACCCCAACAAGGAACTGACACCGGGCAGGTACCGGCGCTTCACTGGGGACTCTGGGATCGAAGTGTGCGATGGCCAGGAACTTCTGGATCAGCACAGATTTGCGGAACGAGAGGAAGGAACTCAAGAAGAGGAAACGGACCCGTACGATCACTGTGATTCACAGAGCTTTGAGGAGAGCAATGCTGATGACGCAGTTCTTGAGAACACCACTGAAGCTGACTCCAAGTCTATGAAATGA